One genomic region from Rosa rugosa chromosome 1, drRosRugo1.1, whole genome shotgun sequence encodes:
- the LOC133716964 gene encoding AAA-ATPase At2g18193-like — protein MFTLNPKDVQTTASTLFSAYASFAASMMLVRSIIDQLIPHQSVFSHFFTTPSSNLTLIVEECCGMTRNQVYDAAEVYLQTKINLFTERLKISKTPRKKNISIAMDKGEEITDTFDNDIKLKWRFTEPEKKQKDEYHSANDSKRRFELVFDKKHKDTVMDSYLPYVFARAKAIQEEEKVVRLYTRGSSLGDDENDNRGSSGWGSIRMEHPSNFGTMAMDPELKRMVIDDLDRFVRRREFYKRVGKAWKRGYLLYGPPGTGKSSLIAAMANYLKFDVYDLELSGVHSNCDLRRVLLSTKNRSIMVIEDIDCCAKVQNRGREPDPRSHNNRLTLSGLLNFIDGLWSSCGDERIIVFTTNHKDRLDPALLRPGRMDVHIHMSYCTAKGFDILASNYLGIHESNPHHLCKEIKGLIESTEVTPAEVAEELMKSDDANGTLKGLVNFLKKKKVENDKVKVEGADKTEDQGPFPDDYLPLYDGFDLFD, from the exons ATGTTTACTCTCAATCCCAAAGATGTGCAAACCACAGCATCCACATTGTTCTCAGCCTATGCCTCCTTTGCTGCATCAATGATGTTGGTCCGCTCCATTATAGACCAACTCATTCCCCACCAGTCAGTCTTCAGTCACTTTTTTACCACTCCCTCCTCGAACCtcactttgattgttgaagAGTGCTGTGGTATGACACGAAACCAAGTCTATGATGCTGCGGAAGTTTACCTCCAAACAAAGATCAATCTTTTCACTGAACGCCTCAAGATCAGCAAAACACCCAGGAAAAAGAACATTAGCATTGCCATGGACAAAGGCGAAGAAATCACCGACACCTTTGACAATGATATCAAATTGAAGTGGCGCTTCACCGAGCCTGAGAAAAAACAGAAGGACGAGTACCACTCTGCTAATGACAGTAAGCGTCGGTTTGAGCTAGTGTTTGACAAGAAACACAAGGACACGGTGATGGACTCTTACTTGCCCTACGTTTTTGCTCGAGCTAAAGCCATTCAAGAAGAGGAAAAGGTTGTTAGGCTTTACACCCGGGGTTCGAGTCTGGGTGATGATGAGAACGATAACAGGGGTTCCAGTGGTTGGGGTTCCATAAGGATGGAGCATCCATCTAATTTTGGAACAATGGCGATGGATCCAGAGCTTAAAAGAATGGTTATTGATGATTTGGATAGGTTTGTGAGAAGGAGGGAGTTTTACAAAAGGGTTGGTAAAGCTTGGAAGAGAGGGTATTTGTTGTATGGTCCACCTGGTACAGGTAAATCGAGCTTGATTGCAGCCATGGCTAACTATCTCAagtttgatgtctatgatttgGAGCTTTCTGGCGTTCACAgtaattgtgatttgaggagGGTATTGCTTTCTACTAAAAATCGTTCTATTATGGTGATTGAGGATATTGATTGCTGCGCCAAAGTGCAGAACAGGGGACGTGAACCGGATCCACGTTCTCATAACAACAGG TTGACACTATCAGGCCTACTGAACTTCATAGATGGTCTGTGGTCAAGCTGCGGGGACGAGAGAATTATAGTTTTCACTACCAACCACAAGGATCGGTTAGACCCTGCACTGCTGCGTCCGGGTCGCATGGATGTGCACATTCACATGTCTTATTGCACTGCAAAAGGATTCGACATCTTAGCCTCCAACTACCTAGGCATTCATGAAAGCAACCCTCATCACCTCTGCAAAGAAATTAAAGGGTTGATAGAGAGCACTGAAGTCACCCCTGCAGAGgttgctgaggagctcatgaaAAGTGATGATGCTAATGGTACTCTCAAAGGGCTTGTCAATTTCCTCAAGAAAAAGAAGGTCGAGAATGATAAAGTGAAGGTAGAAGGGGCAGACAAAACTGAAGATCAAGGGCCATTTCCGGATGACTATTTACCACTCTATGATGGCTTTGACTTATTTGATTGA
- the LOC133741091 gene encoding uncharacterized protein LOC133741091, which yields MHFEFDLNQPQNPKPRKVEKKANSYFQKNDVVMGVIPSSVEQEPSSSIRVESREIDVNHIERDPGKRLAISSYPLMSVMRGDDESVESSNRGNVIEVMDSYERMNEEVAKVTLENASRNATYTSPKIQKEILSILANRVRRRIREEAKFCLLVDEALDESKKEQMTIILRFVDSHGIINVVDSSAKRVSELKSTKEVEVVQQIAAGEVETGKGANQTFSSTKGRLEKSREDGWVDFFASDVSFCDAHTIDAPDFSARRMEEFQDLYTLYELCQEFVNTITPFLLIERLISLVMTHPVSTTITERAFATMKLIKNRLQRKMSDDFLADLMIVHIKREIVDTIDSNSVIDEFYASGNRIAQLK from the exons ATGCATTTTGAGTTTGACTTAA ATCAACCTCAAAATCCTAAGCCACGAAAAGTTGAGAAGAAAGCGAAttcatattttcagaaaaatgaTGTTGTTATGGGTGTTATTCCAAGTTCGGTTGAGCAAGAACCTTCTAGTTCTATAAGAGTTGAGTCTCGTGAAATTGATGTTAATCACATTGAACGTGATCCGGGAAAACGCCTTGCAATCTCATCATATCCTTTAATGAGCGTGATGAG AGGTGATGATGAATCTGTTGAGTCATCTAATCGTGGAAATGTTATTGAGGTGATGGATTCCTATGAGAGAATGAATGAGGAAGTTGCAAAAGTCACCTTAGAAAATGCCTCTCGAAATGCTACTTATACTTCACCAAAGATTCAAAAAGAAATTCTGAGTATTCTTGCCAATAGAGTCAGAAGAAGAATTCGTGAGGAGGCTAAGTTTTGTTTGCTTGTTGATGAAGCACTTGATGAATCTAAGAAGGAACAAATGACAATTATCTTGAGATTTGTTGATTCTCATGG TATCATTAATGTTGTCGACTCATCTGCTAAGCGTGTTTCTGAGTTAAAATCTACTAAAGAAGTTGAAGTTGTGCAACAAATTGCTGCTGGGGAAGTTGAAACTGGAAAGGGAGCTAATCAGACAT TTTCTAGTACGAAGGGTCGTCTTGAAAAGTCGAGAGAAGATGGTTGGGTTGATTTCTTTGCTAGTGATGTATCGTTTTGTGACGCACACACAATTGATGCTCCAGATTTTAGTGCTCGCCGTATGGAAG aatTTCAAGATTTATACACCCTTTATGAGTTATGTCAAGAATTTGTTAACACAATTACACCATTCTTGTTGATTGAGAGACTAATCAGTTTAGTGATGACTCACCCTGTTTCTACGACTATAACAGAGAGAGCATTTGCAACCATGAAGCTCATTAAGAACCGACTTCAAAGAAAGATGAGTGATGATTTTCTTGCAGATTTAATGATAGTGCATATTAAGAGAGAAATTGTTGATACTATTGATTCAAATTCGGTTATCGATGAGTTTTATGCTTCAGGTAACCGAATAGCACAacttaagtag
- the LOC133716941 gene encoding B-box zinc finger protein 19-like, translated as MRTLCDACESAAAIVFCAADEAALCRACDEKVHLCNKLASRHVRVGLATPSAVPRCDICENAPAFFYCEIDGSSLCLQCDMVVHVGGKRTHGRYLVLRQRVEFPGDKPSSNGEDPASQPPIDQGETRRVQHQQPRMTIGENHQNHRASPIRLADANDDGHVKMDNKLIDLNMKPNRMHGQASNKEDQ; from the exons ATGCGAACACTTTGTGACGCTTGTGAAAGCGCAGCCGCGATCGTTTTCTGTGCTGCCGACGAAGCTGCTCTTTGCCGTGCCTGTGATGAAAAA GTGCATTTGTGCAATAAGCTTGCTAGCCGACATGTTCGGGTTGGTCTGGCAACTCCCAGTGCAGTTCCCCGCTGTGATATTTGTGAAAATGCACCCG CTTTCTTCTATTGCGAGATAGATGGGAGTTCCCTTTGTTTGCAATGTGATATGGTTGTTCATGTTGGAGGTAAAAGAACACACGGAAGATATCTGGTACTGAGACAAAGAGTTGAG TTTCCAGGGGATAAACCTAGTAGTAACGGTGAAGACCCAGCATCCCAGCCCCCCATTGACCAAGGTGAGACCAGAAGAGTACAACATCAGCAACCAAGAATGACAATTGGAGAGAACCATCAAAATCACAGGGCATCTCCTATTCGTCTAGCAGATGCCAATGATGATGGGCATGTAAAGATGGATAATAAGTTAATTGATTTGAACATGAAGCCTAATCGGATGCATGGACAAGCTTCAAATAAAGAG GACCAATAG
- the LOC133716953 gene encoding probable serine protease EDA2 isoform X2, whose translation MKLAPTTTTPFFLSVFSIIILWTTSFAFTPRTFLQLQSSAVSTNYLTDKELWFTQTLDHFSAYDHRKFEQRYYELLDFFRPSDGPIFLKICGESACTGISNDYLTVLAKKFGAAVVSLEHRYYGKSSPFKSHSTENLKYLSSKQALFDLAAFRQYYQESLNLKLNKTKGENAWFVFGVSYPGALSAWFRLKFPHLTCGSLASSAVVEAVFNYTEFDQQIGESAGPECKAALQETNRLVEQRLAANGKAVRGLFGATQLDIDGDFMYFLADAAVIAFQYGNPDRLCSPLVQAKTNGEDLVEAYAKYVKEYYLGSFGVDVETYNQKHLKNTAVTEGSSDRLWWFQVCTEVAYFQVAPANDSIRSSKVDTKYHLDLCKNVFGEGIYPEVDATNLYYGGKRIAGSKIVFTNGSQDPWRHASKQTSSPDMPSYIVTCHNCGHGTDLRGCPQVPLSPEGNAENCSNPDAVHKVRQQIVEHIDLWLSECLETDV comes from the exons ATGAAGCTAGCTCCGACGACGACGACGCCGTTTTTTCTCTCCGTCTTCTCAATCATCATACTCTGGACGACGTCGTTTGCGTTCACGCCTCGGACTTTTCTTCAGCTCCAGAGCTCCGCCGTGAGCACCAATTACTTGACCGATAAGGAGCTCTGGTTCACTCAGACTCTCGATCACTTCTCGGCGTACGATCACCGCAAGTTCGAGCAGCGATATTATGAGCTCCTCGACTTCTTCAGACCATCCGACGGTCCGATTTTCCTCAAAATCTGTGGAGAATCGGCCTGCACAGGAATCTCCAACGATTACTTAACT GTTTTGGCTAAGAAGTTTGGCGCGGCTGTGGTCTCGCTCGAGCATCGTTACTATGGTAAGAGCTCTCCGTTTAAATCACACTCGACTGAGAATTTGAAGTACTTATCATCGAAGCAAGCGCTTTTCGATTTGGCTGCTTTTCGACAGTATTATCAG GAGTCGTTGAATTTGAAGCTGAATAAGACTAAGGGTGAGAATGCGTGGTTCGTATTCGGTGTGTCGTATCCAGGAGCTCTTAGTGCATGGTTTAGACTCAAGTTTCCTCATTTGACATGTGGAAGTCTTGCAAGTTCTGCAGTTGTTGAAGCTGTGTTTAACTACACTGAATTTGACCAGCAG ATTGGTGAGTCTGCCGGTCCAGAATGTAAAGCTGCATTGCAAGAAACTAATCGTCTTGTTGAACAAAGGCTTGCAGCTAATGGAAAAGCAGTGCGGGGTTTGTTTGGTGCAACCCAG CTTGATATTGATGGTGATTTTATGTATTTTCTGGCGGATGCTGCTGTTATTGCG TTTCAATATGGAAATCCCGACAGACTGTGCTCCCCTCTTGTTCAAGCAAAGACTAATGGAGAGGATTTGGTT GAGGCATATGCCAAATATGTTAAAGAGTATTACCTTGGAAGTTTTGGTGTTGATGTCGAAACATACAATCAGAAACACTTGAAGAACACTGCTGTTACCGAGGGGAGTTCTGATCGTTTGTGGTGGTTCCAAGTTTGTACCGAAGTTGCCTATTTTCAGGTGGCACCTGCAAATGATAGCATCCGGTCTTCAAAAGTTGACACAAA ATACCATTTGGACCTTTGCAAGAATGTCTTTGGAGAGGGCATCTATCCAGAGGTTGATGCGACAAATTTATATTATGGAGGCAAAAGAATTGCAG GTTCAAAAATAGTTTTCACAAATGGCTCACAGGATCCCTGGCGTCATGCATCCAAACAGACTTCATCTCCAGATA TGCCTTCATACATCGTCACTTGCCATAATTGTGGCCATGGAACTGATTTGAGAGGATGTCCACAGGTTCCTTTAAGCCCCGAAG GTAATGCCGAGAACTGCAGCAACCCAGATGCAGTCCACAAAGTTAGACAACAAATTGTAGAACACATAGACCTGTGGCTGTCTGAATGCCTAGAGACTG ATGTTTGA
- the LOC133716953 gene encoding probable serine protease EDA2 isoform X1, whose translation MKLAPTTTTPFFLSVFSIIILWTTSFAFTPRTFLQLQSSAVSTNYLTDKELWFTQTLDHFSAYDHRKFEQRYYELLDFFRPSDGPIFLKICGESACTGISNDYLTVLAKKFGAAVVSLEHRYYGKSSPFKSHSTENLKYLSSKQALFDLAAFRQYYQESLNLKLNKTKGENAWFVFGVSYPGALSAWFRLKFPHLTCGSLASSAVVEAVFNYTEFDQQIGESAGPECKAALQETNRLVEQRLAANGKAVRGLFGATQLDIDGDFMYFLADAAVIAFQYGNPDRLCSPLVQAKTNGEDLVEAYAKYVKEYYLGSFGVDVETYNQKHLKNTAVTEGSSDRLWWFQVCTEVAYFQVAPANDSIRSSKVDTKYHLDLCKNVFGEGIYPEVDATNLYYGGKRIAGSKIVFTNGSQDPWRHASKQTSSPDMPSYIVTCHNCGHGTDLRGCPQVPLSPEGNAENCSNPDAVHKVRQQIVEHIDLWLSECLETGRSYM comes from the exons ATGAAGCTAGCTCCGACGACGACGACGCCGTTTTTTCTCTCCGTCTTCTCAATCATCATACTCTGGACGACGTCGTTTGCGTTCACGCCTCGGACTTTTCTTCAGCTCCAGAGCTCCGCCGTGAGCACCAATTACTTGACCGATAAGGAGCTCTGGTTCACTCAGACTCTCGATCACTTCTCGGCGTACGATCACCGCAAGTTCGAGCAGCGATATTATGAGCTCCTCGACTTCTTCAGACCATCCGACGGTCCGATTTTCCTCAAAATCTGTGGAGAATCGGCCTGCACAGGAATCTCCAACGATTACTTAACT GTTTTGGCTAAGAAGTTTGGCGCGGCTGTGGTCTCGCTCGAGCATCGTTACTATGGTAAGAGCTCTCCGTTTAAATCACACTCGACTGAGAATTTGAAGTACTTATCATCGAAGCAAGCGCTTTTCGATTTGGCTGCTTTTCGACAGTATTATCAG GAGTCGTTGAATTTGAAGCTGAATAAGACTAAGGGTGAGAATGCGTGGTTCGTATTCGGTGTGTCGTATCCAGGAGCTCTTAGTGCATGGTTTAGACTCAAGTTTCCTCATTTGACATGTGGAAGTCTTGCAAGTTCTGCAGTTGTTGAAGCTGTGTTTAACTACACTGAATTTGACCAGCAG ATTGGTGAGTCTGCCGGTCCAGAATGTAAAGCTGCATTGCAAGAAACTAATCGTCTTGTTGAACAAAGGCTTGCAGCTAATGGAAAAGCAGTGCGGGGTTTGTTTGGTGCAACCCAG CTTGATATTGATGGTGATTTTATGTATTTTCTGGCGGATGCTGCTGTTATTGCG TTTCAATATGGAAATCCCGACAGACTGTGCTCCCCTCTTGTTCAAGCAAAGACTAATGGAGAGGATTTGGTT GAGGCATATGCCAAATATGTTAAAGAGTATTACCTTGGAAGTTTTGGTGTTGATGTCGAAACATACAATCAGAAACACTTGAAGAACACTGCTGTTACCGAGGGGAGTTCTGATCGTTTGTGGTGGTTCCAAGTTTGTACCGAAGTTGCCTATTTTCAGGTGGCACCTGCAAATGATAGCATCCGGTCTTCAAAAGTTGACACAAA ATACCATTTGGACCTTTGCAAGAATGTCTTTGGAGAGGGCATCTATCCAGAGGTTGATGCGACAAATTTATATTATGGAGGCAAAAGAATTGCAG GTTCAAAAATAGTTTTCACAAATGGCTCACAGGATCCCTGGCGTCATGCATCCAAACAGACTTCATCTCCAGATA TGCCTTCATACATCGTCACTTGCCATAATTGTGGCCATGGAACTGATTTGAGAGGATGTCCACAGGTTCCTTTAAGCCCCGAAG GTAATGCCGAGAACTGCAGCAACCCAGATGCAGTCCACAAAGTTAGACAACAAATTGTAGAACACATAGACCTGTGGCTGTCTGAATGCCTAGAGACTGGTAGGAGCTACATGTAA